A single region of the Rhipicephalus microplus isolate Deutch F79 chromosome 10, USDA_Rmic, whole genome shotgun sequence genome encodes:
- the LOC142774811 gene encoding gamma-secretase subunit Aph-1-like — protein sequence MTLMEFIGCALIGFGPALSMFAITIARDPIRIIILITAAFFWLLSLLLSSIVWFAVVPLRKQLAFGVVCSVAFQEAGRFLFYRVLRKAELGLKKVTEVGADGAVVSSSRTTLSYVSGLGFGVMSGVFSLLNVLADAIGPGTVGLNGGSSCFFLTSALTTSAFVLLHTFWGVVSFHALDHGRWPLVAFVGIAHLVASCLTLLNPAGYYVASLVPIYLLLLVSGILAFHAAGGRVHALVRFKGQSLPQQQQQQQTSPH from the exons ATGACGCTCATGGAGTTCATCGGTTGCGCCCTGATCGGTTTCGGACCGGCGCTGTCCATGTTCGCCATCACCATCGCCAGGGACCCGATCCGCATAATCATATTAATCACCGC GGCATTTTTCTGGCTCCTGTCCCTGCTGCTGTCGTCCATTGTTTGGTTTGCGGTGGTGCCACTACGGAAGCAGTTGGCCTTTGGCGTCGTCTGCTCGGTGGCTTTCCAGGAAGCCGGCCGCTTTCTGTTTTACAGAGTGCTCAG GAAAGCCGAGTTGGGTCTGAAGAAGGTGACTGAAGTTGGCGCAGATGGCGCTGTTGTGTCCAGTTCTCGCACAACGCTTTCCTACG TGTCCGGCCTGGGCTTCGGGGTGATGAGTGGCGTTTTCTCGCTGCTCAACGTGCTGGCCGATGCCATTGGTCCCGGCACAGTGGGACTGAACGGCGGGTCGTCCTGTTTCTTCCTCACGTCAG CACTGACGACAAGCGCGTTCGTGCTTCTGCACACCTTCTGGGGGGTGGTGTCCTTCCACGCCTTGGACCATGGCCGCTGGCCCCTGGTGGCCTTCGTCGGCATCGCACATCTAGTCGCCTCGTGCCTG ACGCTGCTGAACCCTGCTGGCTACTACGTTGCCTCCCTGGTGCCTATCTACCTCTTGCTGTTGGTGTCTGGCATTCTGGCATTCCACGCAGCGGGTGGACGGGTTCATGCATTGGTGCGCTTCAAGGGACAAAGCCtgccacagcagcaacagcagcagcagactTCGCCCCACTGA